The following are encoded together in the Bombus pascuorum chromosome 10, iyBomPasc1.1, whole genome shotgun sequence genome:
- the LOC132911534 gene encoding arrestin domain-containing protein 17-like isoform X2, giving the protein MDEIEAETDRSIAATLSKSIGFQRIEVILDHPQKVCYSGNQISGNVRLDLDEPTSALGIRLKCKGEAQVYFTDRSAGIRRKFSAFENYLHVETYLAGDGKEKTMITGGVYPFSLTLPENLPCSFEGRYGRVRYSIRALLDVTTIYRFSTNIIPFTVAPILDLNRDPLAPLPISIKQSKMYIGQTEPISMSMTVPVRGYVPGQTIPIKIVVANPTTVVVTKIRVVFKKVEACVDVSEWYYRMFQKNLKLRTNIVVGTVPLQNYEIPQKTADVTEAFSFHPPCTMATEEYANDTPPLKNIEREETAKPSLSLPLYEKSQIYRSSKPDRDDPTGDDGDSDGEVKPYSPMYRVYTFESSQKKDR; this is encoded by the exons ATGGATGAGATAGAAGCTGAAACCGATCGGTCGATCGCTGCCACGCTTTCCAAAAG TATTGGCTTCCAACGTATCGAGGTCATTCTCGACCACCCTCAGAAGGTCTGTTACAGCGGAAATCAGATTTCAGGGAACGTACGCTTAGATCTGGATGAACCAACAAGTGCTTTAG GAATTAGACTTAAATGCAAGGGAGAAGCTCAGGTGTATTTTACCGATCGATCGGCTGGAATTCGACGTAAGTTCTCGGCGTTCGAGAATTATCTTCACGTGGAGACGTATCTTGCTGGCG ATGGCAAAGAAAAGACTATGATAACTGGAGGCGTCTACCCGTTCAGCCTAACGTTACCGGAGAACTTGCCGTGCAGCTTCGAGGGCCGATACGGACGAGTACGGTACTCGATTAGGGCATTGTTGGACGTAACGACCATTTATCGGTTTTCCACCAATATTATTCCATTCACGGTGGCACCCATTCTTGACCTTAATCGCGATCCTCTCGCTCCC TTGCCAATAAGTATCAAACAATCCAAGATGTATATTGGCCAAACGGAACCGATCAGCATGTCCATGACTGTTCCAGTTCGTGGTTACGTCCCTGGCCAGACTATACCGATTAAGATTGTCGTGGCGAATCCCACCACCGTCGTCGTTACGAAAATCAGAGTggtttttaaaaaa GTCGAGGCCTGCGTAGACGTGAGCGAGTGGTACTACAGAATGTTTCAGAAGAACTTGAAACTGCGAACAAATATAGTAGTCGGCACTGTGCCACTTCAAAATTACGAAATCCCACAAAAAACAGCCGACGTGACGGAAGCTTTTTCATTTCATCCCCCGTGTACTATGGCTACGGAAGAATACGCCAACGACACGCCGCCGTTGAAAAACATCGAGAGAGAGGAAACTGCGAAACCAAGTTTGTCTT TGCCGCTGTACGAGAAAAGTCAAATATATCGATCCTCGAAACCGGACAGGGACGATCCCACGGGAGACGATGGTGACAGCGACGGAGAGGTCAAGCCATACTCGCCTATGTATCGCGTGTACACGTTCGAATCATCGCAGAAGAAGGACCGTTAG
- the LOC132911534 gene encoding arrestin domain-containing protein 17-like isoform X1, whose product MDEIEAETDRSIAATLSKSIGFQRIEVILDHPQKVCYSGNQISGNVRLDLDEPTSALGIRLKCKGEAQVYFTDRSAGIRRKFSAFENYLHVETYLAGDGKEKTMITGGVYPFSLTLPENLPCSFEGRYGRVRYSIRALLDVTTIYRFSTNIIPFTVAPILDLNRDPLAPLPISIKQSKMYIGQTEPISMSMTVPVRGYVPGQTIPIKIVVANPTTVVVTKIRVVFKKVVSYRSTEKSRKHKEIVVEVEQPVNKDSDTYDVTFDVPAVPPTGMIHCNIIDVLYTLKVEACVDVSEWYYRMFQKNLKLRTNIVVGTVPLQNYEIPQKTADVTEAFSFHPPCTMATEEYANDTPPLKNIEREETAKPSLSLPLYEKSQIYRSSKPDRDDPTGDDGDSDGEVKPYSPMYRVYTFESSQKKDR is encoded by the exons ATGGATGAGATAGAAGCTGAAACCGATCGGTCGATCGCTGCCACGCTTTCCAAAAG TATTGGCTTCCAACGTATCGAGGTCATTCTCGACCACCCTCAGAAGGTCTGTTACAGCGGAAATCAGATTTCAGGGAACGTACGCTTAGATCTGGATGAACCAACAAGTGCTTTAG GAATTAGACTTAAATGCAAGGGAGAAGCTCAGGTGTATTTTACCGATCGATCGGCTGGAATTCGACGTAAGTTCTCGGCGTTCGAGAATTATCTTCACGTGGAGACGTATCTTGCTGGCG ATGGCAAAGAAAAGACTATGATAACTGGAGGCGTCTACCCGTTCAGCCTAACGTTACCGGAGAACTTGCCGTGCAGCTTCGAGGGCCGATACGGACGAGTACGGTACTCGATTAGGGCATTGTTGGACGTAACGACCATTTATCGGTTTTCCACCAATATTATTCCATTCACGGTGGCACCCATTCTTGACCTTAATCGCGATCCTCTCGCTCCC TTGCCAATAAGTATCAAACAATCCAAGATGTATATTGGCCAAACGGAACCGATCAGCATGTCCATGACTGTTCCAGTTCGTGGTTACGTCCCTGGCCAGACTATACCGATTAAGATTGTCGTGGCGAATCCCACCACCGTCGTCGTTACGAAAATCAGAGTggtttttaaaaaa GTGGTGTCTTATCGTTCGACGGAAAAGTCGCGTAAGCACAAAGAAATCGTAGTAGAAGTAGAACAGCCCGTTAATAAAGACTCCGATACGTACGATGTCACGTTTGACGTTCCTGCAGTACCACCCACCGGGATGATCCACTGCAACATCATCGACGTTCTGTACACGCTTAAA GTCGAGGCCTGCGTAGACGTGAGCGAGTGGTACTACAGAATGTTTCAGAAGAACTTGAAACTGCGAACAAATATAGTAGTCGGCACTGTGCCACTTCAAAATTACGAAATCCCACAAAAAACAGCCGACGTGACGGAAGCTTTTTCATTTCATCCCCCGTGTACTATGGCTACGGAAGAATACGCCAACGACACGCCGCCGTTGAAAAACATCGAGAGAGAGGAAACTGCGAAACCAAGTTTGTCTT TGCCGCTGTACGAGAAAAGTCAAATATATCGATCCTCGAAACCGGACAGGGACGATCCCACGGGAGACGATGGTGACAGCGACGGAGAGGTCAAGCCATACTCGCCTATGTATCGCGTGTACACGTTCGAATCATCGCAGAAGAAGGACCGTTAG